Genomic DNA from Nonomuraea rubra:
CCTGGACATCGCGTGCGAGGTGCTGGACCCGGCCGACGGCGCCAGGTTCTTCCCCGACTTCAGCGGCGACGGCCTCAGCTTCCTGCTCTGGGAGCCGAACGCGGGCGTGATCAGGGCCAGGCGGGCCACGCAGGTGACCGCCGGCCTGGCGGCGTACGCAGGGGTCCGGCTGGTCAGGGCGCGGGCGCTGCCCGTGCCCGGCGAGCCCGCGGTCCTGATCGACGGCGAGGTCCACCGCGCCGACCGGGTGGTGTGGGCGTGCGGCGCCTGGCTGCCCCAGCTCTTCGACGGCCTGCCGATCACGGTCACCAAGCAGGACACGCTGCACTTCGCGGTGCCGGCCGCCTGGTCGGTCCCGGAGACCCCGGCCTGGGTCGACTACGACGCCTCCGCCTACGGGCACGGCGACGTGGACGGGGTGGGCATGAAGGCCACCTCCGACGCGGAGGGGCGGCCGTACGAGCCCGAGCACGGCAGCCGCGCGGTCGACGCGGACAGCGTCGAGCGGGCCGCGAGCTACCTGGGCCGCAGGTTCCCCGCGCTGGCGCAGGCGCCGGTGCTGTTCAGCCAGGTCTGCCAGTACGCGCTCACGCCGGACGCCGAGTGGCTGCTCGCCGAGTCCGCACCCGGCGTGTGGCTGCTGGGCGGGGACTCGGGGCACGGGTTCAAGCACGCGCCGGCGCTGGCCGGGTACGTGGCGGGCGTGCTGGACGGCGAGCACGCGCCGGACCCGCGCTTCGGGCTGCACGAGCGTGTCCCTACCCGTGGCCTGCGGACAAGCGGCCAGGTGGGGTAGGGCGCGCCCCACCGGAACTCGGGGGACGGCGGGCATGATTCGGGCGGGTCCCGCGGCGGAGACTGCGGTATCACCACTTCTCCCGGAGGTTCCGCCATGAGCACCACCACTGTCGTGAGGACCGAGCCGGCCCCGCCCGTCGTGCACACCGCCGCCATGCTCTGGTTGTCGGCCGTCGCGTTCGGCGCGTTCGAGGCCGTGCTGATGATCGGCAAGCTGCTGTACGACGGCACGCCGGTGCTCGGCCTGCTGCCCCAGGCCGGGTTCCGGCTGGCCGTGTTCGCCGGGGCGGTGTTCCTGGCGCTGAAGCTGAAGGGCGGCGTGAACTGGGCCCGGTGGACGCTGGCCGGGACGCTCGGCGTGTTCGGCACGGTCTCGCTGGTGAAGGAGCCGATCGAGTGGCTGCTCGCGGGCGGCTCGATCGCCGAGGCCGTGGCCGGGGCCGACGCGATGGCGTGGGCCTTCACGGCCAGCCGGGTGCTGCACGTGCTGGCCGTGCTCGGGGCGCTGGTGCTGATGTTCCAGCCCAGGGCCAACGCCTACTTCAGGTCGGCTTGAGCGGCGGCCCGCGGCTCCGGCGCGCGCAGGTTGCGCACGCCGGGTGACAGCAGCGCGGCCAGCGTGGAGATCACCACGATGACCGCGCAGCCGAGCAGCGACTCCTCGGTGCCGAACCAGCCCGCCGCGGGCCCTGCCAGCAGCAGCCCGATCGGGCCGAACATCATCGAGCCGAGAATGTCGTACGAGCTGACCCGCGACAACGACTCCGCCGGGATCTCGCGCTGCATCGTGGTCTGCCAGAGCACGCCGAACACGTCGAAGCACACGCCGAACACGAACGCGCCCGCCACGATCACCCAGAGCGGCGCGTCGAGCCCGAGCAGCAGGTACGGCAGCGCGGTCGGCAGGCAGAGCAGCACCCCCACCAGGATCGGGCGGCTCGGCCGCAGCCGCAGCGAGATCAGCACCCCGGCGATCGTCCCGACCGCCTCCCCGGCCAGGAACCCCGACCAGGCCAGCGGCCCGCCCAGGCTCTCCTTGGCCAGCAGCGGGCCGAGCACGCCGTGCGCGGCCTGGACGGCCATCACCAGCAGCGAGAACTGCGCGACCACCACCCAGATCCACTGCCGCGAGCTGAACTCCCGCCACCCGTCGCGCAGGTCGGCCAGCACCGAGTGGGCCTCGCCCCGCTGCCGGTCGCCCGGCTCCAGCCGCAGCAGGGCGACCAGCACGCCTGCCACGGCGAACATGGCGCCGCTCATCACCAGCGCCCAGCCCCCGCCGAACAGCACCACCATGCCGCCGCCGAGGACCGCGCCCGCCACCCGCGAGGCGTTCGCGCCCAGGCCGAGCAGCGCGTTGCCGGTCTGCAGCCGGTCCACGGGGACGACCTCGGGGATGATCCCGGTCAGCGCCGGGAACGTGACCGCCGTCGCCACCCCGGCCAGCGCCGCCGCCGCGATCAGCGCCGTCAGCGGGGTCCAGCCGGTGAGCAGCATCGCGCCCAAGGCGAAGAAGCCCGTCGCCATGAGGAACTCGCCCGCCATCATCACCCGGTGGCGCGGCAGCCGGTCCGCGATCACGCCGCCGACCAGCATGAACAGGATCATGGGCAGCGACTCGGCCGTGAGCACCGCCGACAGGGTGGAGGCGTCGGCGCCGGGCAGGTTGAGGATGCCGAACGCCAGCGCGACGGGGGCGAACGCGCCGCCCAGCACGGAGATCGTGCGCGCCGACAGCAGGAGCGCGAAGCGGCGGTCCCTGAGCAGGCCGAGATCACCTAGAAAACCGTGCATTTTCGCAAACCCCCTGAAAACAGCCAAACCCCACTATTCTGCCGCAAGGAATCCGCGCTGTCGTATGGATATTTATTGTCACCCGGGCAACAAGACCGGTCGCGGAATGTGCCGGGGGCTGGCAAGAATCGCGCCTGCTTCTCCCGTAATTTGCTAGGTCCTGCTCACGGCGAGGGGACCAGGCATGCGCGACATGTTGATCGCCCAGGTGGCCCGGTGGGCCCGGGAGATCCCGCAGGCGCCCGCGTACACGTTCGTGGACCACCTCGGGGGCGGCGCGCGGCACACGCTCACCTGGCAGCGCGCCGACCTCAGGGCCAGGGCGCTGGCCGTGCGGCTGCGCGAGCTGGCCGGGCCGGGTGACCGCGTGGCGGTGCTCGTGCCGCAGGGGCTGGACTACGTGGTGGCGATGCTGGGCACGATGTACGCCAGGCTCGTCGCGGTACCGCTGTTCGCGCCGGGGCTGCCGCGGCACGGCGAGCGGCTGGCCGGGGCGTACGCCGACGCCGACCCCCTGATCGTGCTGACCACCACCCCCGCGCTGCCCGGCGTCGAGGACTTTCTGGCCACCGCCCACGCCCCCAAGCACGTGCTCGCCGTGGACACCGTCTCCGACCTGCTCGCCGACGAGTGGGAGGCCGAGCCGATCGGCCCCGGCGACCTGGCCTACCTGCAGTACACCTCCGGCTCCACCCGCGCGCCCGCCGGGGTCGAGATCACCCACGGGAACCTCACCGCCAACGCCACCCAGCTCTGGGAGCTGTTCCGGGCCAGGCCCAGGACCTCGGTGGCGGCGCTGTGGCTGCCGCTCTTCCACGACATGGGCCTGGTCGCCACCGTCGCGATGCCGATGATGGGCGGGAACCAGGCGGCGTTCATGGACCCGGTGGCGTTCGTCATGCGGCCGGTGCGCTGGTTGCGGCTGCTGTCGGAGTTCGGGGACGTCTACACCGCCGGGCCCAACTTCGCCTACGAGTACACCGCCGCCCGCGTCACCTCCGAGGAGAAGGCCGGGCTGGACCTGTCCGGGGTGCGGGTCATGCTGAACGGCGCGGAGCCGGTGCGGCCCGGGGCGATCGAGGCGTTCGACGCGGCGTTCGCCGGGTGCGGGCTGCGGCCCGAGGCGCACACGCCCGCGTACGGGCTGGCCGAGGCCACCGTCTTCGTCACCGCCACCGGGCGGGACGAGCGGCCGGTGGTGACCGTCTTCGACCGCGACGCGCTGCGGGACGGGCGCGCGGTGCCCGCCGGCGCCGGGTCGAGCCTGGTGTCGTGCGGGCGCCCCTACGGGCAGCGGGTGCGCATCGCGGGCGTCGCGGGTCGGGCCCTGCCCGACGGCGAGGTGGGCGAGATCTGGGTGCAGGGCCCGAACGTGGCCCGCGCCTATTGGCGGGATCCCGCGCGCAGCGCGGAGGTGTTCGGAGCGGCGCTGGAGGGTGCGGACGGGACCTGGCTGCGCACCGGGGACCTGGGGGTGCTGCACGACGGGCGGCTGTACGTGACCGGGCGGATCAAGGACCTGATCATCGTGGACGGGCGCAACCACTACCCGCAGGACGTCGAGGCCACCGTGCAGGAGGCGCATCCGGCGGTGCGGCGGGACCGGGTCGCGGCCTTCTCCCTGGCCGGCGACGAGGGGGAGCGGCTGGTCGTGGTGGCCGAGCGGTCGCGGGCAGGGGAGTCCGCCGGCGTGGAGGAGGTCGGGCGGGCGGTCCGGGCCGCTGTCCGGAAATATCACGATCTATCGGTGCACGACTTCGTGCTGACCGGCGCCGGGACCGTGCCGCGGACGTCGAGCGGGAAGATCGCCCGGCGGGCCTGCCTCCAGGCGTACCAGGAGGGTCTGTTTGTTTGAGCGGGCGGGCCGTCTGGTCTACCGGAGCCGGTGGACCCTGCTGGCGCTGACCCTGGCGGCGGCCGTCCTCGTCGCGCCGCTCGGCCTGGAACTGTTCGGCCGCATGGCCGACGGCGGCTTCGAGGACCCGCGCGCCGACTCGACCACCGCCGCCCGCTGGAACGACGACTGGTACGGCGGCCACGCCCCCGACGTCGTCGTCCTCTACCGGCATCCCTCGGTCAAGGTGCGCGACGCCCGGTACAAGGCCACCGTGCACGACTCGCTGCGGGCGCTGCCGGGACGGCACGTGCGGTCGATGGCCACGTACTGGACGACCGGGTCCAAGAAGATGGTCTCCGAGGACGGGCACTCGACGTACGCGATCGTCACGCTCAAGGGCGACCGGCAGCGCGCCTACGCCGCCATCGCCGACCGGCTCAGGAACGTCGACAACCTCTACGTCTCGGTCGGCGGCTCAGTCCCCCTCCTCGGCGAGCTCAACGACCAGACCGCCGCCGACCTCGCCCGCGCCGAGGCCATCTCCATGCCCGTGCTGCTGGTGCTGCTCGTCGTCGTCTTCGGCAGCCTCGTGGCCGCCGGGCTGCCGCTGGTCGTGGGGCTGCTCGCGGTCCTCGGCGCGCTGGTGCTGCTGCGGCTGCTCACCTCCGTCACCGAGGTGTCCGTCTTCTCGCTGAACGTCGTCACCATGCTCGGGCTCGGCCTGGCCATCGACTACTCGCTGTTCGTGCTCAAGGCGTTCAGGGAGGAGATCGCCCGCGGGGCCACGAACGAGCAGGCCGTGGTGCGGACCATGGCCACGGCCGGGCGCACCGTGGCCTACTCCGGGCTGACCGTCGCCACGGCGCTGCTGGGGCTGCTGCTGTTCCCGCAGATGTTCCTGCGCTCGATCGGGCTCGGCGCCGCCGCCGTGGTGCTCGTCGCGGTGGGCGCCGCGCTGGTCGTGCTGCCCGCCGTGCTCGGCGTGCTCGGGCCGCGCGTGAACGCCCTGCGCATCACCCCCGACTTCGGGCCGCGCAGGGAGGGCGGGCTGTGGCACGCCGTGGCGTCCAGCGTGATGCGCAGGCCCGTGCTGTACCTGGTGGCGGTGAGCGTCGTGCTGGTGGCGCTGGCGGTGCCGTTCCTGCACGTCAAGTTCGGGAACGTGGACCACAGGGTGCTCCCGGCCGCGTCCGAGAGCCGCCGCGTCGCCGAGACCCTCGACCGGGACTTCGCCCGCAACGCCATGGCCGCGATCGACGTGCACGTCCTGGTCGAGCGCTCCTTCACCGACGCGCCGCCGCTGCCCGGGCCCCTCGGCCGGGGACACACGCCGATCAGCGCCGTCACCCCCGTCAGCCCCGCGGACGTCCGGCCGCTGGTGCGGCGGCTGGAGCGGCTGCCCGGCGTCACGGACGTCGAGGTGGCGGGCCTCTCCCAGGCCAACGGGGCGGTGCGGCTCGCCGTCCGCTACGCCTCCGACCCGATGTCGGACGAGGCCAGAGCCCTCGTACGGTCGATCCGCGCCATCCCGCCCGAGCCGAACGTGCGGCGGGTCGTGGTCGGCGGGCCCACGGCGGCCCAGCTGGACCTCCAGGACAGCCTGGTCGCCACGCTGCCGTGGATGGCGCTCGTGGTCTGCTCGGTCACGGCGGTGCTGCTGTTCGCCGCGTTCGGGTCGCTCGTGCTGCCCGTCAAGGCGCTGCTGATGAACGTGCTGTCCATCGGGGCCTCGTTCGGCGTCATCGTGTGGGCCTTCCAGGACGGCCACCTGGCCGCCGCCCTGAACTTCACCTCCACCGGGTCCATC
This window encodes:
- a CDS encoding NAD(P)/FAD-dependent oxidoreductase, producing MKSVIVVGAGIWGSSLALRLAETGWRVTLVEQHRPGHVRQASAGETRLLRCAHGADDWYARRAWEARDGWRRLSERAGEELYLEAGMLWFARTPDGWEHASAQVLKGLDIACEVLDPADGARFFPDFSGDGLSFLLWEPNAGVIRARRATQVTAGLAAYAGVRLVRARALPVPGEPAVLIDGEVHRADRVVWACGAWLPQLFDGLPITVTKQDTLHFAVPAAWSVPETPAWVDYDASAYGHGDVDGVGMKATSDAEGRPYEPEHGSRAVDADSVERAASYLGRRFPALAQAPVLFSQVCQYALTPDAEWLLAESAPGVWLLGGDSGHGFKHAPALAGYVAGVLDGEHAPDPRFGLHERVPTRGLRTSGQVG
- a CDS encoding MFS transporter, which encodes MHGFLGDLGLLRDRRFALLLSARTISVLGGAFAPVALAFGILNLPGADASTLSAVLTAESLPMILFMLVGGVIADRLPRHRVMMAGEFLMATGFFALGAMLLTGWTPLTALIAAAALAGVATAVTFPALTGIIPEVVPVDRLQTGNALLGLGANASRVAGAVLGGGMVVLFGGGWALVMSGAMFAVAGVLVALLRLEPGDRQRGEAHSVLADLRDGWREFSSRQWIWVVVAQFSLLVMAVQAAHGVLGPLLAKESLGGPLAWSGFLAGEAVGTIAGVLISLRLRPSRPILVGVLLCLPTALPYLLLGLDAPLWVIVAGAFVFGVCFDVFGVLWQTTMQREIPAESLSRVSSYDILGSMMFGPIGLLLAGPAAGWFGTEESLLGCAVIVVISTLAALLSPGVRNLRAPEPRAAAQADLK
- a CDS encoding fatty acyl-AMP ligase, with amino-acid sequence MRDMLIAQVARWAREIPQAPAYTFVDHLGGGARHTLTWQRADLRARALAVRLRELAGPGDRVAVLVPQGLDYVVAMLGTMYARLVAVPLFAPGLPRHGERLAGAYADADPLIVLTTTPALPGVEDFLATAHAPKHVLAVDTVSDLLADEWEAEPIGPGDLAYLQYTSGSTRAPAGVEITHGNLTANATQLWELFRARPRTSVAALWLPLFHDMGLVATVAMPMMGGNQAAFMDPVAFVMRPVRWLRLLSEFGDVYTAGPNFAYEYTAARVTSEEKAGLDLSGVRVMLNGAEPVRPGAIEAFDAAFAGCGLRPEAHTPAYGLAEATVFVTATGRDERPVVTVFDRDALRDGRAVPAGAGSSLVSCGRPYGQRVRIAGVAGRALPDGEVGEIWVQGPNVARAYWRDPARSAEVFGAALEGADGTWLRTGDLGVLHDGRLYVTGRIKDLIIVDGRNHYPQDVEATVQEAHPAVRRDRVAAFSLAGDEGERLVVVAERSRAGESAGVEEVGRAVRAAVRKYHDLSVHDFVLTGAGTVPRTSSGKIARRACLQAYQEGLFV
- a CDS encoding MMPL family transporter, which gives rise to MFERAGRLVYRSRWTLLALTLAAAVLVAPLGLELFGRMADGGFEDPRADSTTAARWNDDWYGGHAPDVVVLYRHPSVKVRDARYKATVHDSLRALPGRHVRSMATYWTTGSKKMVSEDGHSTYAIVTLKGDRQRAYAAIADRLRNVDNLYVSVGGSVPLLGELNDQTAADLARAEAISMPVLLVLLVVVFGSLVAAGLPLVVGLLAVLGALVLLRLLTSVTEVSVFSLNVVTMLGLGLAIDYSLFVLKAFREEIARGATNEQAVVRTMATAGRTVAYSGLTVATALLGLLLFPQMFLRSIGLGAAAVVLVAVGAALVVLPAVLGVLGPRVNALRITPDFGPRREGGLWHAVASSVMRRPVLYLVAVSVVLVALAVPFLHVKFGNVDHRVLPAASESRRVAETLDRDFARNAMAAIDVHVLVERSFTDAPPLPGPLGRGHTPISAVTPVSPADVRPLVRRLERLPGVTDVEVAGLSQANGAVRLAVRYASDPMSDEARALVRSIRAIPPEPNVRRVVVGGPTAAQLDLQDSLVATLPWMALVVCSVTAVLLFAAFGSLVLPVKALLMNVLSIGASFGVIVWAFQDGHLAAALNFTSTGSIEATVTVLILAVVFGLSMDYELFLLSRVRAEWVRTGDNTAAVAAGLQQTGGVISSAALLLLVVIGAFSTAGITIVKLLGVGMFVAIVVDATLVRALLVPASMRLMGGVNWWLPRSWRAFHHRIALHEPTPASAPVPVQPPAPARLPTAAPSPRSAPAPAPAPAPRSARISAPASTPAPAPAPVPRLAAGTPSGGRLTRAIAQAAEGVPPAVTVNGRPAVFGADTDPVPLPAASAQPAAQRLAGEPGEGGQAGRRAGWVRVEERRARVVRGLPGGGWTWVEVDE